From a region of the Streptacidiphilus albus JL83 genome:
- a CDS encoding alpha/beta hydrolase, giving the protein MVDPDWQPDLLGEGYHRHELELGADPDGEGSIAAVLVRREPRPDEAVHGAVLYVHGFTDYFFQTGLADAFARHGLAFYGLDLRKCGRGLRPGQTAHYVSDLARYDEELERSLAIVTAAHPGLPVVVAAHSTGGLVTSLWLDRRRAAGRVAPVTGLVLNSPWFDLQGSAVQRGPVTQALRVLAKVRPYQVLKLPTSVYGDTLHISRTGEWDFDLAIKPLAGFPVTLGWLNAVRRGHARLHRGLDVGVPSLVLRSDRTHFSSRYSPLSDRADTVLDVAQIARWAGCLGGETTVVPIPGARHDVFLSLAEPREQAYAALDAWLDRQGAGRPADEPTD; this is encoded by the coding sequence ATGGTTGACCCCGACTGGCAGCCGGACCTCCTCGGCGAGGGCTACCACCGGCACGAGCTCGAACTCGGCGCCGACCCGGACGGCGAGGGCTCGATCGCCGCCGTGCTGGTCCGGCGCGAGCCCCGGCCGGACGAGGCCGTGCACGGCGCGGTGCTGTACGTGCACGGCTTCACCGACTACTTCTTCCAGACCGGGCTGGCCGATGCCTTCGCCCGGCACGGCCTGGCCTTCTACGGCCTCGACCTGCGCAAGTGCGGTCGGGGCCTGCGACCGGGGCAGACCGCGCACTACGTCTCGGACCTCGCCCGGTACGACGAGGAGCTCGAACGCTCGCTCGCGATCGTCACCGCCGCCCATCCCGGGCTGCCGGTGGTCGTCGCCGCGCACTCCACCGGCGGGCTGGTCACCTCGCTCTGGCTGGACCGCCGACGCGCGGCCGGGCGGGTCGCCCCGGTCACCGGTCTGGTGCTCAACAGTCCCTGGTTCGACCTGCAGGGCAGTGCGGTGCAGCGCGGCCCGGTCACCCAGGCCCTGCGCGTCCTGGCGAAGGTCCGTCCCTACCAGGTGCTGAAGCTGCCCACGAGCGTGTACGGGGACACCCTGCACATCAGCCGCACCGGGGAGTGGGACTTCGACCTCGCCATCAAGCCGCTGGCCGGGTTCCCGGTCACCCTGGGCTGGCTGAACGCGGTGCGGCGCGGGCACGCCCGGCTCCACCGCGGCCTGGACGTCGGTGTCCCCTCGCTGGTCCTGCGCTCCGACCGCACCCACTTCTCGTCCCGGTACTCGCCGCTGAGCGACCGGGCCGACACCGTGCTCGACGTCGCGCAGATCGCCCGGTGGGCCGGCTGCCTCGGCGGCGAGACGACGGTCGTTCCGATCCCGGGCGCCCGCCACGACGTGTTCCTGTCGCTGGCCGAGCCGCGCGAGCAGGCCTACGCGGCGCTGGACGCCTGGCTCGACCGGCAGGGCGCCGGCCGACCGGCTGACGAGCCGACCGACTGA
- a CDS encoding metal ABC transporter permease: MFASFMLNAWVVASVVAVVAAVVGFFVVLRGSTFVAHAVPQSAFAGAAGAALLGVSTLLGLGVFSLGAALGIGRLGRRGRHDVVTALAVAMLLGTGSLFLSWSTEYSPEIYALLFGEVLGVSSGEIGVTALLGALCLLAVAALYRPLLLASVLPEVAAARGVRVHRMETAFLVVVALATTTAVPVVGALLMFSLMVGPSAAARCLTSHPLRAMALAVVIALGCVWGAIAAAYRTDWPIGFYVTAFAGGSYLLAQLLRWARTSLARTGAPALP; this comes from the coding sequence GTGTTCGCCTCCTTCATGCTCAACGCCTGGGTGGTGGCCAGTGTCGTCGCCGTGGTCGCCGCCGTCGTCGGCTTCTTCGTGGTGCTGCGCGGGTCGACCTTCGTCGCCCACGCGGTGCCGCAGTCGGCCTTCGCCGGGGCCGCCGGGGCCGCCCTGCTGGGCGTCAGCACCCTGCTGGGGCTCGGCGTGTTCTCGCTGGGCGCCGCGCTGGGCATCGGCCGGCTCGGGCGGCGGGGCCGTCACGACGTGGTCACCGCGCTGGCGGTGGCCATGCTGCTCGGCACCGGTTCGCTGTTCCTCAGCTGGAGCACCGAGTACTCCCCCGAGATCTACGCCCTGCTGTTCGGCGAGGTCCTCGGGGTGAGCAGCGGCGAGATCGGCGTCACCGCGCTGCTCGGCGCGCTGTGCCTGCTGGCGGTGGCGGCGCTCTACCGGCCGCTGCTGCTGGCCTCGGTGCTGCCGGAGGTCGCGGCGGCGCGCGGGGTGCGGGTGCACCGGATGGAGACGGCCTTCCTGGTGGTGGTCGCCCTGGCCACCACCACCGCCGTGCCGGTGGTGGGCGCGCTGCTGATGTTCAGCCTGATGGTCGGCCCCTCGGCGGCCGCCCGCTGCCTGACCTCGCACCCGCTGCGGGCCATGGCCCTGGCCGTCGTCATCGCCCTGGGCTGCGTCTGGGGCGCGATCGCCGCCGCCTACCGCACCGACTGGCCGATCGGCTTCTACGTCACCGCCTTCGCCGGCGGCAGTTACCTCCTGGCCCAACTGCTGCGCTGGGCGCGGACGTCGCTCGCCCGGACCGGGGCCCCCGCGCTGCCATGA
- a CDS encoding zeta toxin family protein, with product MTVFVLGQAGSGKTLVVDLVHVALAARGGAVRVDRDAYKDVHPGYPGYLGEDVRTAGVRVRADTYRWQAEVESRVRAGRYDALAEAALADLREFLAEVAAYRRSGYGIEIVALAVHEALSQLGILERYVRLAQEGRARYVSWGNHDACAALADHWGNGNMNTTSRALGAAVLLSVVTLGVGACSSGTAKPIATATATGPAVTAASATPDSSTGDSMAQKVAAWFNGGGKADISTLGTDFTRLRSDASAENVSAVGGDCAILASATTSAVDYGPIPDPQAQLHWAKTLADYTTGTSLCYDGVAKMNATEAGKGIADILAGTTQLAALGTRVLAIQAGAR from the coding sequence GTGACGGTGTTCGTTCTCGGGCAGGCGGGCAGCGGCAAGACCCTGGTTGTGGACCTGGTGCACGTGGCGCTCGCCGCCAGGGGCGGTGCAGTGCGCGTGGACCGCGACGCCTACAAGGACGTCCACCCCGGCTACCCCGGCTACCTGGGCGAGGATGTGCGCACGGCCGGCGTGCGGGTGCGGGCGGACACCTACCGGTGGCAGGCCGAGGTGGAGTCCCGGGTGCGGGCGGGCCGGTACGACGCGTTGGCCGAGGCGGCGCTGGCCGACCTGCGGGAGTTCCTGGCGGAGGTGGCCGCGTACCGGCGGTCGGGCTACGGCATCGAGATCGTGGCCCTGGCCGTGCACGAGGCGCTCAGCCAGCTCGGCATCCTGGAGCGCTACGTGCGCCTGGCGCAGGAGGGCCGGGCCCGCTACGTCTCCTGGGGCAACCACGACGCCTGCGCCGCCCTCGCAGATCACTGGGGGAACGGCAACATGAATACCACGTCCAGGGCACTGGGTGCGGCAGTACTGCTCAGCGTCGTGACATTGGGAGTGGGCGCCTGCAGCAGTGGTACCGCCAAGCCGATCGCCACGGCAACCGCCACCGGGCCTGCAGTCACCGCGGCGTCGGCCACGCCCGACAGCAGCACCGGCGACTCCATGGCGCAGAAGGTCGCCGCCTGGTTCAACGGTGGCGGCAAGGCCGACATCAGCACTCTGGGAACCGACTTCACTCGGCTCCGCTCGGACGCCAGCGCCGAGAACGTCTCGGCCGTGGGCGGCGACTGCGCCATCCTCGCCAGCGCCACGACCAGTGCTGTGGACTACGGCCCTATTCCCGACCCGCAGGCACAGTTGCACTGGGCGAAGACCCTCGCCGACTACACCACCGGTACCTCACTGTGCTACGACGGCGTCGCGAAGATGAACGCTACTG
- a CDS encoding metal ABC transporter solute-binding protein, Zn/Mn family, which yields MGIRVLSYRLRGATAAGVTALALLMTGCSSAAKSETAAADASQGSVKKIVAVGAENEYADVIGQIGGRYVSVTGIMSNPNTDPHTFEADPKVAQVVSAAQLVVQNGVGYDDFMTKIEQASGGSGRQVIDVQKLLGLPDSTANPHLWYQPSTMPAVARAIAADLSTLDPAHKAYYTANLATFDTSVQAYTSAVAALKARYAGTAVATTEPVADYLLDAAGIDNLTPWSFQADVMNGVDPSPQDVSLEKSLFTEHKVKAFVYNQQVTDSLTDSLLQLAHQNHIPVVGVYETMPTPGYSYQTWMVAEASALTDAFAHGASAPVL from the coding sequence ATGGGCATACGCGTTCTGTCCTACCGCCTCCGGGGAGCAACGGCGGCAGGGGTCACCGCGCTGGCGCTGCTGATGACCGGCTGCTCCAGTGCGGCGAAGAGCGAGACCGCAGCCGCCGACGCGTCGCAGGGGTCGGTGAAGAAGATCGTCGCCGTGGGCGCGGAGAACGAGTACGCCGACGTGATCGGCCAGATCGGCGGCCGGTACGTCTCGGTGACCGGGATCATGAGCAATCCCAACACCGACCCCCACACCTTCGAGGCGGACCCCAAGGTCGCCCAGGTGGTGAGCGCGGCGCAGCTGGTCGTGCAGAACGGGGTCGGCTACGACGACTTCATGACCAAGATCGAGCAGGCGTCCGGCGGTTCCGGCCGCCAGGTGATCGATGTGCAGAAGCTGCTCGGGCTGCCGGACTCCACGGCCAACCCGCACCTCTGGTACCAGCCGTCGACCATGCCCGCGGTCGCCCGGGCCATCGCCGCCGACCTGTCCACGCTCGACCCCGCGCACAAGGCCTACTACACGGCCAACCTCGCCACCTTCGACACGTCGGTGCAGGCGTACACCTCGGCGGTGGCCGCGCTGAAGGCGCGGTACGCCGGGACGGCGGTGGCCACCACCGAGCCGGTGGCGGACTACCTGCTGGACGCCGCCGGGATCGACAACCTGACGCCCTGGTCCTTCCAGGCCGACGTGATGAACGGGGTCGACCCCTCGCCGCAGGACGTCTCGCTGGAGAAGAGCCTGTTCACCGAGCACAAGGTGAAGGCCTTCGTCTACAACCAGCAGGTCACCGACTCGCTGACGGACTCGCTGCTGCAACTGGCGCACCAGAACCACATCCCGGTGGTCGGGGTCTACGAGACCATGCCCACCCCCGGCTACAGCTACCAGACCTGGATGGTGGCCGAGGCCTCGGCGCTGACCGACGCGTTCGCGCACGGCGCCTCGGCCCCGGTGCTGTGA
- a CDS encoding SigE family RNA polymerase sigma factor produces MTATEHDEESRGEPVDFLDFTAARGPHLYRTAFLLTGGDTHQSQDLVQETLARLYARWGKYARLDHPGAYARTVLTSVFLTQRRRRISTERPAGIIPESAERGETGDPDLRVTLLNALRTLPERDRAVLVLRFWEDRSVEETSSMLSMSSGAVRTRTGRARERLRHVLGDSFAESAGF; encoded by the coding sequence ATGACGGCAACGGAACATGATGAGGAGTCGCGCGGTGAACCCGTGGACTTCCTGGACTTCACTGCGGCGCGGGGGCCGCATCTGTACCGAACTGCCTTCCTGCTGACCGGTGGCGACACCCACCAGTCACAGGACCTGGTCCAGGAGACGCTGGCGCGGCTGTACGCGCGCTGGGGCAAGTACGCGCGGCTGGACCACCCCGGGGCCTATGCCCGGACGGTCCTCACCAGCGTGTTCCTGACCCAGCGGCGCAGGCGCATCAGCACCGAGCGCCCCGCCGGCATCATCCCCGAGTCCGCCGAGCGGGGGGAGACGGGCGATCCCGACCTTCGGGTGACCCTGCTCAACGCCCTGCGGACGCTGCCCGAACGTGACCGAGCAGTCCTGGTCCTGCGCTTCTGGGAGGACCGCAGCGTCGAGGAGACGAGCAGCATGCTCTCCATGTCATCGGGTGCGGTGCGTACGCGCACCGGACGCGCGCGGGAGCGTCTGCGCCATGTCCTGGGCGACAGCTTCGCCGAGAGCGCCGGGTTCTGA
- a CDS encoding metal ABC transporter permease, which yields MGTVVDTVFGPGFFASDPVRSALVTGLVVALVSGALGVFTVLRGQSFAGHALSDLGTLGGSSAALAGVGPLWGFVGVGVVVAGVMELFGTGQRRGRDVATGLVLSAALGLSALFLYLDTTYDSTTGVTITILFGSLFTVGSGTVPLLVLLGLAVLAVLTLLHRPLLLSSVHADLAAARGIPVRLLGLGFLVLLALATALSSMSVGTILSPALLVGPAATALRLTRRPVAAMALAGLIGTAATWIGIVLAYDSYRWPPGGHGWPVSFFVVTLVFTLYLLADLIARATTTRAHRRGTGRRPAATAPAPAEVS from the coding sequence ATGGGGACCGTCGTCGACACCGTCTTCGGGCCGGGCTTCTTCGCCAGCGATCCGGTCCGGTCGGCACTGGTCACCGGGCTGGTGGTGGCACTGGTCTCCGGCGCGCTGGGCGTGTTCACCGTGCTGCGCGGGCAGTCCTTCGCCGGACACGCGCTCAGCGACCTCGGCACCCTGGGCGGCTCCAGCGCCGCCCTGGCCGGCGTCGGCCCGCTGTGGGGCTTCGTCGGCGTCGGGGTGGTGGTCGCCGGGGTGATGGAGCTGTTCGGCACCGGGCAGCGGCGCGGCCGCGACGTCGCCACCGGACTGGTCCTCAGCGCGGCGCTGGGCCTGTCGGCGCTGTTCCTCTACCTCGACACCACCTATGACAGCACCACCGGAGTGACCATCACCATCCTCTTCGGTTCACTGTTCACGGTCGGCAGCGGCACCGTCCCGCTGCTGGTCCTGCTCGGGCTGGCCGTGCTCGCCGTGCTGACCCTGCTCCACCGGCCGCTGCTGCTCAGCTCGGTCCACGCGGACCTGGCCGCCGCCCGCGGCATCCCGGTCCGGCTGCTGGGCCTGGGCTTCCTGGTGCTGCTGGCGCTGGCCACCGCGCTGTCGTCGATGAGCGTGGGCACCATCCTCAGTCCCGCGCTGCTGGTCGGCCCGGCGGCCACGGCCCTGCGGCTGACCCGCCGTCCGGTCGCGGCGATGGCCCTGGCCGGACTCATCGGCACGGCCGCGACCTGGATCGGGATCGTCCTGGCCTACGACAGCTACCGGTGGCCCCCCGGCGGACACGGCTGGCCGGTCAGCTTCTTCGTGGTCACGCTGGTCTTCACGCTGTACCTGCTCGCCGACCTCATCGCCCGGGCCACCACGACCCGCGCCCACCGGCGCGGCACCGGCCGGCGTCCCGCCGCCACCGCACCGGCCCCGGCGGAGGTGAGCTGA
- a CDS encoding flavin-containing monooxygenase, with translation MPLTAPQPSSVDVLIVGAGISGIGAAYYLQREHPQRSYAVLEARAASGGTWDLFRYPGIRSDSDLHTFGYEFKPWRDEHSIADGDRILAYVREAAAEHGIDRKIRFNTKVLSASWSSSDARWSVEVESAETGERTTLSCNWIFCAGGYYRYDEGFTPRFEGREEFRGQVVHPQHWPQDLDSTGKRVLVIGSGATAVTLVPALAGTAAHVTMLQRTPSYVMPVPAKDRLANQLRSLLGEERGYAVARRKNILQQQAVWRFCQKYPKAARRLIRRYNRKLLPAGYPVDEHFNPPYDPWDQRLCAVPNGDLFRAIREGRASVATDRIARFTATGVLLESGRTLEADLIVTATGLNVQAMGGIELTVDGEPVRLADTVAYKGMMLSGVPNFAYAIGYTNSSWTLKVGLLCEHFCRLLTRMDARGVDIARPVLADPAMPTRPFLDFGAGYIQRVIDLLPRQGDRAPWRTSLNYSGDVKLLRHLPVDDPDLHFDRSTRTPEAVHG, from the coding sequence ATGCCTCTGACTGCCCCTCAGCCGTCCTCGGTCGACGTCCTGATCGTGGGTGCCGGGATCTCCGGCATCGGTGCCGCGTACTACCTGCAGCGCGAGCACCCGCAGCGCAGCTACGCCGTCCTGGAGGCGCGCGCGGCCTCCGGCGGCACCTGGGACCTGTTCCGCTACCCGGGCATCCGCTCGGACTCGGACCTGCACACCTTCGGCTACGAGTTCAAGCCGTGGCGCGACGAGCACTCGATCGCCGACGGCGACCGGATCCTCGCCTATGTGCGCGAGGCGGCGGCCGAGCACGGCATCGACCGGAAGATCCGCTTCAACACGAAGGTGCTGAGCGCGTCCTGGTCCTCGTCCGACGCGCGCTGGAGCGTGGAGGTCGAGTCCGCCGAGACCGGCGAGCGCACGACGCTCAGCTGCAACTGGATCTTCTGCGCCGGCGGCTACTACCGCTACGACGAGGGCTTCACCCCGCGCTTCGAGGGCCGGGAGGAGTTCCGCGGGCAGGTGGTGCACCCGCAGCACTGGCCGCAGGACCTGGACAGCACCGGCAAGCGGGTGCTGGTGATCGGCAGCGGGGCCACCGCGGTCACCCTGGTCCCGGCCCTGGCCGGGACCGCCGCACACGTCACCATGCTGCAGCGCACCCCGAGTTACGTGATGCCGGTGCCCGCGAAGGACCGGCTCGCCAACCAGCTGCGCAGCCTGCTCGGCGAGGAGCGCGGGTACGCGGTCGCGCGCCGCAAGAACATCCTCCAGCAGCAGGCGGTCTGGCGGTTCTGCCAGAAGTACCCGAAGGCGGCCCGGCGGCTGATCCGGCGCTACAACCGGAAGCTGCTGCCCGCCGGCTACCCCGTCGACGAGCACTTCAACCCGCCCTACGACCCCTGGGACCAGCGGCTGTGCGCCGTGCCCAACGGCGACCTGTTCCGCGCCATCCGCGAGGGCCGGGCGTCGGTGGCCACCGACCGCATCGCGAGGTTCACCGCGACCGGCGTGCTGCTGGAGTCGGGCCGCACCCTGGAGGCGGACCTCATCGTCACCGCCACCGGCCTGAACGTACAGGCCATGGGCGGGATCGAGCTGACCGTCGACGGCGAGCCGGTCCGGCTGGCCGACACGGTCGCCTACAAGGGGATGATGCTCTCCGGGGTGCCGAACTTCGCCTACGCGATCGGCTACACCAACTCCTCCTGGACCCTGAAGGTCGGCCTGCTCTGCGAGCACTTCTGCCGACTGCTGACCCGGATGGACGCCCGGGGCGTCGACATCGCGCGCCCGGTGCTCGCCGATCCGGCCATGCCGACCCGGCCGTTCCTCGACTTCGGCGCCGGGTACATTCAACGCGTGATCGACCTGCTCCCGCGCCAGGGCGACCGCGCGCCGTGGCGGACCTCGCTGAACTACAGCGGCGACGTCAAGCTCCTGCGCCACCTGCCCGTTGACGACCCCGACCTGCACTTCGACCGCAGCACCCGCACCCCGGAGGCCGTCCATGGTTGA
- a CDS encoding helix-turn-helix domain-containing protein, translating into MDWELPSPQVRELIRSGAQLALNPPADWLAELDRATLSGVNRQKLADDPVFAAATRRTNRSNLLFWAAANVRAPGRRVPANVGDEPLAVARDLVRRGLNESALDAYRVGQGIALRFWTQIACTLTADPEQLRQLLDVSCRSISAFVDDTVAAISEQMSLEREALTRGTHAERREVVSLLLDGAPIPRPRAEQQLGYRLSGRHTAAIIWSEDPDVDLGVLDRTADRVAAAADAEQRPLTVLAGATTRWIWMHGRPDPARLHADTVGPDVRVALGSTAVGVDGFRRSHLDALTVQRMLARLSSPQRLATHEEVELVALLTADPERAEHFVKRTLGELETAGPEVVEAVRVFIAAECNASHAAARLPAHRNTLLRRLARADQLLPRPLAENIVNVGAALEVLRWRGSA; encoded by the coding sequence ATGGACTGGGAGCTGCCGTCGCCGCAGGTACGTGAGCTGATCCGGAGCGGGGCGCAGCTGGCGCTGAACCCGCCGGCCGACTGGCTGGCGGAGCTGGACCGGGCGACGCTGTCCGGGGTGAACCGGCAGAAGCTGGCGGACGACCCGGTGTTCGCGGCGGCGACCCGCCGCACCAACCGGTCCAACCTGCTGTTCTGGGCCGCCGCCAATGTCCGCGCCCCCGGTCGGCGGGTGCCGGCCAACGTGGGCGACGAGCCGCTGGCGGTCGCCCGCGACCTGGTCCGGCGCGGGCTGAACGAGTCGGCGCTGGACGCGTACCGGGTCGGGCAGGGCATCGCGCTGCGCTTCTGGACGCAGATCGCCTGCACCCTCACCGCCGACCCCGAGCAACTGCGCCAGCTGCTCGACGTCTCCTGCCGCTCGATCTCGGCGTTCGTCGACGACACGGTCGCCGCCATCTCCGAGCAGATGTCGCTCGAGCGCGAGGCACTGACCCGGGGCACCCACGCCGAGCGCCGGGAGGTGGTCAGCCTGCTGCTGGACGGCGCGCCGATCCCGCGGCCACGCGCCGAACAGCAGCTGGGCTACCGGCTCAGCGGCCGGCACACCGCGGCGATCATCTGGAGCGAGGACCCCGACGTCGATCTGGGCGTGCTGGACCGCACCGCCGACCGGGTCGCCGCGGCCGCCGACGCCGAGCAGCGCCCGCTCACGGTGCTCGCCGGCGCCACCACCCGGTGGATCTGGATGCACGGCCGCCCCGACCCGGCCCGGCTGCACGCCGACACCGTCGGACCCGACGTGCGGGTCGCCCTCGGCTCCACCGCCGTGGGCGTCGACGGCTTCCGGCGCAGCCATCTCGACGCGCTCACCGTGCAGCGGATGCTGGCGCGGCTCTCGTCGCCGCAACGGCTGGCCACCCACGAGGAGGTGGAGCTGGTCGCGCTGCTCACCGCGGACCCGGAACGGGCCGAGCACTTCGTCAAGCGGACCCTCGGGGAGTTGGAGACGGCCGGTCCCGAGGTGGTCGAGGCGGTGCGGGTGTTCATCGCCGCCGAATGCAACGCCTCGCACGCCGCGGCCCGGCTGCCGGCGCACCGCAACACCCTGCTGCGCCGGCTGGCCCGCGCCGACCAGCTGCTGCCCCGCCCGCTCGCGGAGAACATCGTCAACGTCGGCGCCGCGCTGGAGGTGCTGCGCTGGCGCGGCAGCGCGTGA
- a CDS encoding metal ABC transporter ATP-binding protein, with product MPAPVLELEGIGVRLGGRAVLDGVGFTVAPGEFTGLIGSNGAGKTTVLRIVMGLQAPDTGRVLVDGLPLGRRKRSLGYVPQKVVVDPDAPLRARDLVALGLDGERIGPRLPSRRDRQRVEEMLDAVDAGRFADARVGTLSGGEQQRVLIAHALISRPRLLLMDEPLANLDIRSGQEIVDRLARIAREQGVAVLMSAHDMNPLLPVLDRIVYVAGGRVAVGTTDEVVRTEVLSRLYGHRVSVLRVDGRILVVSGQASLPAPDAPAAVTSVTVEAAVTTVTAGATAERL from the coding sequence ATGCCCGCCCCCGTGCTGGAACTGGAGGGGATCGGGGTGCGGCTGGGCGGCCGGGCGGTCCTGGACGGGGTCGGATTCACCGTCGCCCCGGGCGAGTTCACCGGGCTGATCGGCTCCAACGGGGCCGGCAAGACCACCGTCCTGCGGATCGTGATGGGCCTGCAGGCGCCCGACACGGGCCGGGTGCTGGTCGACGGCCTGCCGCTGGGACGGCGGAAGCGGTCCCTCGGCTACGTCCCGCAGAAGGTCGTGGTCGACCCCGACGCCCCGCTGCGCGCCCGCGACCTGGTCGCGCTCGGCCTGGACGGCGAGCGCATCGGCCCGCGCCTGCCGTCCCGGCGCGACCGGCAGCGGGTCGAGGAGATGCTCGACGCCGTGGACGCCGGCCGCTTCGCCGACGCCCGGGTGGGCACCCTCTCCGGCGGCGAGCAGCAACGGGTGCTGATCGCCCATGCGCTGATCAGCCGTCCTCGGCTACTGCTGATGGACGAGCCGCTGGCCAACCTGGACATCCGCAGCGGGCAGGAGATCGTGGACCGGCTCGCCCGGATCGCCAGGGAGCAGGGCGTGGCGGTACTGATGTCGGCGCACGACATGAACCCGCTGCTGCCGGTGCTGGACCGGATCGTCTACGTGGCCGGGGGACGGGTGGCCGTGGGCACCACGGACGAGGTGGTCCGCACCGAGGTCCTCAGCCGGTTGTACGGGCACCGGGTGAGCGTGCTGCGGGTGGACGGACGGATCCTGGTCGTCTCCGGCCAGGCGTCCCTGCCCGCGCCGGACGCCCCGGCCGCTGTGACCAGCGTGACCGTCGAGGCCGCCGTGACCACTGTGACCGCCGGCGCGACCGCAGAGAGGCTGTGA
- the rpsR gene encoding 30S ribosomal protein S18, translating to MRRPARLPTRSTDRRSNPASERKRHHPWRGPPRPARPAGRATLLRPFISDRGKIRSRRVTRLTVQQQCTVARAIKNAREMALLPYRFGKAGR from the coding sequence ATTCGTCGACCTGCTCGACTCCCGACCCGATCGACCGATCGCCGATCGAACCCAGCATCCGAGAGGAAGCGACACCATCCATGGCGAGGACCGCCCCGCCCCGCGCGGCCCGCAGGCCGCGCCACTCTGCTGCGCCCGTTCATCTCGGACCGGGGAAAGATCCGCAGCCGCCGGGTCACCCGGCTCACCGTCCAGCAGCAGTGCACCGTCGCCCGTGCGATCAAGAACGCTCGGGAGATGGCCCTGCTGCCCTATCGCTTCGGGAAGGCGGGTCGCTGA